In the Microplitis mediator isolate UGA2020A chromosome 5, iyMicMedi2.1, whole genome shotgun sequence genome, attaaaaaaatagtgacgAAAGAAACCCAGACTAATATACTGGTGGTTGTTATTCGATGCAACCATATTATAATAAGTATAATACCAAAAAGTAAACACCATGTGTCCTAATTACacggttatttttatttttattgtacaaTGTAGATTTTATTCGAGTTGACTAACAGCGTTGTTAATGTCTGGTAcatcataatatatatgtttagcTGATTCTTCTATTTCAAGATCTAATTTTTCCTCTACTAATTCAATGAGATTCATATCGATGTTAAGAAATCCAATTTGTAAATAAGAACTGAGTTTTCTGTCGTCGGATGCATCATTACGTTCACATACTATCGGAGATGATCTGATGTTCTGTtttgaaatagaaaaatacattaatatagaattatcacaatatttacaataattattagtttctAAAGTCAATGTATCCACATCAAAACTTTGATGTATTAGCAGCTTAGTTCCCATGATTTCCGGTCATAATATCCTTAACAAAAACAATCCGTGACAAGCGCggctaaaaatttcagttcgTTAATTATTATGGCTAAATTAAGCATGCCGACTTCTGAGTTCGCGCTAAACGAGACAACCGCATAAGGCCCACATCACAGAAATATCGGACGTTCGAATCCCTGCATTATTAGGAAAGCTGAATTCGGCTTACATTCGGAAACTGAACTCTTTATGGAAGACCGCAACCTGTCCGCGAAAAATGTCTTATTGCAAAGAATAaagtaatgaattttttttatttttgcggaGTAGGCATCATCAGATATGATGATTATTCAATTTCTAATCGAATGAGAAATATTTAGTTCAAGGAAAAGCGAAAGACCTACGCTTTATCTACTACACTATGCAACCGGTTGTGATTCCTAAGTTTAGTTATTCCAAATAAAGTTCTATTAGGTATCAGTAAAGAATGGCAAAGATACACCTAATTTTGGCCATGCCACCGATTTTCTTAACAACAAACAAGTTTGGATATTTTTTGGCATTTCTTGGTTCGGTTTTCGTACTTCGGAAATTCTAATTCGACCCGAATTTATTTTGTTGGCATTCCGCGCTAGGATTTCTATTTGGGAAACTATCGGCAATTCATCAAAATTCCATCATTTATCAAAGATTTTTCGTTTAGGTTATGTTTGTCAGTATATAGTCAGTctttatagatatttaaacTTAGATGAACAATTGAACTCATGTGTGGttctgtaatttttatcatagactaggtttaattttataaaaatgtgtGATTACCCGTAGTCTCAATTTTGAGCTTTCAAATCCTGACTCTCCACCATCGACATGGACGAAATCACCATCTTCATCTTTATGCATAATGACTGTCTCATCAGTGTGTCTTACCTTGTAAACTGCCATCAATAAAACTGAAAATGAATTTTGGTAATGTTAACAATGATTATTATACAATATTTACACGAGTTCGATCGATGAAAGCTGTTTCTTATTTACCATTCTTATCGAAGCTCGTATCATCTTCATTGAATACATATGTCGTGGCAAAAGCGTAACAATTCAACATATTTATTTCCTTATCACTGTTGGCCAAATTAATAAGATTGACTTTATTGTTCATTGTGAATTCTTCTGCAAGAATCAAGATCAATGTTGACGGTGAATTCTTAGATTCAATCAAAGTTGAATTTGTAATTGACTTGTGTTGGCATTCTTgcaaattgaaattattgttgatattCAATACTTGTGGGCAACCTCCTACAGCTGTGTATTCTTGGGATTTTCTGTAAAGGATAAtgattattcataaatttaattactaacaAATCGGGGCGAGAAAATGCAAAATGGACCtcttatgaattttatcaatttattattaaactcaTTAGCACATTATACcaggattaaataaatcattagtttttattgtttattcggtacacggagagaaaagaaTAGTTCTGATTCCTATGCTagaatggtaaccattactatgttacattgTAACGAAGACTTTTGTGAAAATCCTGTGTGAATTTGCTGTAAAAAATCTTTAGCATTGTGGCAAAAATATGAGTGATAGCTCATTCGATGCGGAATCAAATTTTGAGCAAaatg is a window encoding:
- the LOC130668317 gene encoding uncharacterized protein LOC130668317: MNAAIKTSIILLLVTWGQCCSHGNSNKKKIIGHADDLALSSTVVRIMKKIEWPVDGTYVEAREYYGSIIHPRAVITLPHEEMLIKSQEYTAVGGCPQVLNINNNFNLQECQHKSITNSTLIESKNSPSTLILILAEEFTMNNKVNLINLANSDKEINMLNCYAFATTYVFNEDDTSFDKNVLLMAVYKVRHTDETVIMHKDEDGDFVHVDGGESGFESSKLRLRNIRSSPIVCERNDASDDRKLSSYLQIGFLNIDMNLIELVEEKLDLEIEESAKHIYYDVPDINNAVSQLE